The following are from one region of the Maribacter aquivivus genome:
- a CDS encoding ATP-binding protein yields MIRQSLIFITLFFCMLFTASGQENPIDKNGLALDTIVHFTKADLDSIFGLRLTNKAGWIFKSGNKQDASSIDIDLAGWERLNPSQITNDMADSSGKFEGWFRLQFTIDSAFAKLPLYLDKEDHAAEDIYINGKLFRQFGEKGNDRASFKEHIQDFEIRSPIFLEPDTTYTLAIHYVDYSTYWGIAKWLPLGSTRFVTNDYFDYMSFIGYRHLFDLLSSLIFFILFWLLYFLIKEESELLFIALFSTIMLLENFSTAFYGGDSLYFTIPSHYMIILAYCGFYLELCFYLFCVLFAYKIYYGKVPKWLILGSLIIPLFFFFATNDIGDFLYFIFKISIGIFLIYLSIKSKNKVLSARILLYCLTLSYVFTLVGLLVRQSSIKDDFSLRLIMVHSDTIGKAILFLGMLAYVAYRMREKNEDMRQNAVELIRVEAEKSALITSQNEKLELKVKERTSELNQSLEELKATQSQLIQSEKMASLGELTAGIAHEIQNPLNFVNNFSEVNKELLDELEEEIDNGNYDEVKALAKDVSANEDKIIFHGKRADGIVKGMLQHSRSSTGQKELTDINTLSDEYLRLGYHGLRAKDKTFNATLNTDFDDSIGKLNIVAQDMGRVILNLITNAFYVVKKKKEENPKGYNPTVSVSTEKQGNMILIKVSDNGNGVPKEVLDKIFQPFFTTKPSGEGTGLGLSLSYDIVKVHGGELTVETKQGEGTTFTISLPMN; encoded by the coding sequence ATGATTAGACAATCCCTAATATTCATCACGCTATTTTTCTGTATGCTATTTACGGCAAGTGGGCAAGAAAACCCTATAGATAAAAATGGATTGGCACTAGATACAATTGTTCATTTTACGAAAGCAGATTTAGATTCAATTTTTGGTTTAAGGTTGACAAATAAAGCAGGTTGGATTTTTAAATCAGGAAATAAGCAAGATGCATCATCCATAGACATTGATTTAGCTGGTTGGGAACGATTAAACCCCTCTCAGATAACCAATGATATGGCAGATAGTTCTGGCAAATTTGAAGGCTGGTTTAGGTTGCAATTTACCATTGATAGTGCTTTCGCAAAGCTTCCACTCTACTTGGACAAAGAAGACCATGCAGCAGAGGATATTTATATAAATGGAAAGTTGTTCCGTCAATTTGGAGAAAAAGGGAATGACAGAGCCTCGTTTAAAGAGCATATTCAAGATTTTGAGATACGATCTCCTATTTTTTTAGAGCCTGACACTACATATACATTAGCCATACATTATGTTGACTATAGTACCTATTGGGGCATTGCTAAATGGCTTCCTTTGGGCTCTACCAGATTTGTTACCAATGACTATTTTGACTACATGAGTTTTATAGGGTATAGACATTTATTTGACTTATTGAGTTCTTTGATTTTCTTCATTCTTTTCTGGCTTCTTTATTTCCTTATTAAAGAGGAAAGTGAACTACTCTTTATCGCTCTTTTTTCTACTATAATGTTATTAGAGAATTTTAGCACAGCTTTCTATGGTGGTGATAGTTTGTACTTTACAATTCCTTCTCATTACATGATAATACTTGCCTATTGCGGATTTTATTTGGAATTATGTTTTTACTTATTCTGCGTTTTGTTCGCCTATAAAATATATTATGGAAAAGTTCCTAAATGGCTTATTTTGGGAAGTTTGATTATACCATTATTTTTCTTCTTTGCAACTAACGATATAGGGGATTTCCTATATTTTATATTTAAAATCAGTATTGGCATTTTCTTAATCTACCTATCTATAAAGTCTAAGAATAAAGTATTATCTGCTAGAATACTTCTTTATTGTTTAACATTATCTTATGTCTTTACTCTTGTTGGTCTTTTAGTAAGACAATCCTCTATAAAAGATGATTTTAGTCTAAGGTTAATAATGGTTCATAGTGATACGATCGGTAAAGCCATTCTCTTTTTAGGAATGTTAGCATATGTAGCCTATCGCATGAGAGAGAAGAATGAAGATATGCGACAAAATGCAGTGGAACTGATAAGAGTCGAAGCCGAAAAGAGTGCGCTAATTACTTCACAAAATGAAAAGTTAGAATTAAAAGTAAAAGAAAGAACATCAGAATTAAATCAATCTTTAGAAGAATTAAAAGCCACCCAATCTCAACTCATCCAATCTGAAAAAATGGCGAGCCTTGGAGAACTCACGGCCGGCATTGCCCATGAAATTCAAAACCCTTTAAACTTCGTAAACAACTTCTCTGAAGTAAACAAAGAACTTCTTGATGAACTGGAAGAAGAAATAGATAACGGTAATTATGATGAAGTAAAGGCTTTGGCTAAAGACGTATCTGCCAATGAGGATAAAATTATCTTTCATGGCAAACGTGCCGATGGTATTGTAAAAGGAATGCTACAACATAGCCGTAGTAGTACTGGTCAAAAAGAATTAACTGATATCAATACTTTATCAGATGAATACCTACGCCTGGGCTACCATGGTTTGCGAGCAAAAGATAAAACCTTTAATGCCACGTTGAATACCGACTTTGATGACTCTATCGGTAAATTAAATATCGTAGCTCAAGATATGGGTAGAGTTATTCTAAATCTTATTACTAATGCCTTTTATGTAGTTAAGAAGAAAAAAGAAGAAAATCCTAAAGGTTACAACCCTACTGTATCTGTGAGCACCGAAAAGCAAGGTAATATGATTCTTATTAAAGTATCTGATAATGGTAACGGAGTACCTAAAGAAGTATTAGATAAAATATTTCAACCTTTCTTCACCACCAAACCTTCTGGCGAAGGTACCGGACTAGGACTATCACTAAGCTATGATATTGTAAAGGTACATGGTGGCGAATTAACGGTAGAAACAAAACAAGGAGAAGGCACCACCTTCACCATCTCATTACCAATGAATTAA
- a CDS encoding NAD(P)/FAD-dependent oxidoreductase, with the protein MVRNVQLRLTLKEEGTPNGLEIRAAKYLGLEDGTFKIRVLRKSIDARKPKIFFNYKLAIYINEPAPSDALNFKYKDVSNAKAIHIVGFGPAGMWAALRCLEMGYKPIVLERGNNVKDRRRDLKAINQDHQVNPESNYCFGEGGAGTYSDGKLYTRSLKRGDVRRIFESLVFHGATDQILVDAHPHIGTNKLPKIVQNIREVIQHHGGEIHFNTKVTDFVIKDNTLKAIVLNEKDEMAVERVILATGHSARDIFDLLHKKDIALEAKSFAMGVRVEHPQHIIDSIQYHCSGDRSELLPAASYSLVEQVKDRGVYSFCMCPGGFIVPAATAPGEVVVNGMSPSKRNNLYANSGIVVEINVDKDIPKYEKFGALKGLEYQKALERLAFTSGGRTQTAPAQRLTDFVDGNLSVDLNPTSYQPGLNSAPLHSLLPKLIGGRLRQGFKAFGDKMHGYYTAEANIVGVESRTSSPVSIPRNEKLEHPVIKGLFPCGEGGGYAGGIVSAAMDGERCAEAAMAGL; encoded by the coding sequence ATGGTCAGAAATGTACAATTGCGGTTAACATTAAAGGAAGAAGGCACACCTAACGGATTAGAAATTCGTGCAGCAAAATACTTAGGACTCGAAGATGGAACCTTTAAAATTAGAGTACTTCGAAAGTCTATTGATGCTCGTAAGCCTAAAATTTTCTTTAATTACAAACTGGCAATTTATATTAATGAACCTGCCCCTAGCGATGCCCTTAACTTTAAATACAAAGATGTCTCGAACGCAAAAGCAATACATATTGTAGGTTTCGGACCTGCCGGTATGTGGGCTGCATTACGTTGTTTAGAAATGGGTTACAAACCTATTGTTCTTGAACGAGGTAATAATGTAAAGGATCGTAGACGAGATTTAAAAGCCATCAACCAAGATCATCAGGTAAACCCTGAAAGTAATTATTGCTTTGGTGAAGGTGGTGCCGGTACGTATTCTGATGGAAAATTATATACTCGTAGCCTTAAACGTGGCGATGTGCGTCGCATATTTGAAAGTCTAGTTTTCCATGGTGCTACAGACCAAATTTTGGTAGATGCCCATCCGCATATTGGGACAAATAAACTTCCGAAAATTGTTCAGAATATTCGTGAAGTAATTCAGCATCACGGTGGTGAAATTCATTTCAATACCAAAGTGACAGATTTCGTTATAAAAGATAACACGCTAAAAGCAATTGTTTTAAATGAGAAAGATGAAATGGCTGTTGAACGTGTAATCCTAGCAACGGGACATTCAGCTCGCGATATTTTCGATTTACTTCACAAAAAGGACATTGCACTTGAAGCAAAGTCATTTGCAATGGGTGTACGTGTAGAACATCCGCAACATATTATAGATAGTATTCAATACCATTGTTCTGGTGACCGTAGCGAATTGTTACCTGCGGCTTCTTATAGTTTGGTAGAACAAGTGAAAGACCGTGGCGTGTATTCATTCTGCATGTGTCCTGGCGGATTCATAGTTCCTGCTGCAACTGCACCTGGTGAGGTTGTAGTGAACGGAATGTCTCCGTCTAAACGAAATAACCTGTATGCAAATTCCGGAATCGTGGTTGAAATAAATGTGGATAAGGATATTCCTAAATACGAGAAATTTGGAGCATTAAAAGGATTAGAATATCAGAAGGCTTTAGAGCGACTGGCTTTTACCTCTGGTGGAAGAACACAAACCGCTCCCGCCCAACGATTAACTGATTTTGTAGATGGAAACCTTTCTGTAGACCTCAACCCCACTTCATACCAACCGGGACTCAACTCCGCTCCCCTTCACTCCTTATTACCCAAGCTAATTGGTGGTAGATTACGTCAAGGCTTTAAAGCATTCGGTGATAAGATGCATGGGTATTACACAGCTGAGGCAAATATTGTGGGTGTAGAATCTAGAACTTCATCACCGGTGAGCATACCTAGAAATGAAAAATTAGAACACCCTGTTATAAAAGGTCTTTTTCCATGTGGTGAAGGTGGCGGTTATGCTGGTGGTATCGTTTCTGCTGCTATGGACGGTGAACGCTGTGCAGAAGCTGCGATGGCGGGACTTTAA
- a CDS encoding ATP-binding protein, producing the protein MKHILYIFGFLLPLTLLSQEDKVLVITDTTVADKWMILGDDWRYQKGDNKLWANPEFDDSTWNEFSSSNLNLLDGKNVIADRGEIVWLRKRIMADQSLNDALVLNIYQEGASEIYLDGKLIHQLGNVSSNKDEVIYHNPFSQVLHLPLEIGKEQILAVRFVNAQFKYPIYYHHNGLIRIFISSLRNANSTDVVKNRRVAFFKQYVNNYNISLGLAILMFIIFLSFFIFFPKERINGYFAASLLFLILFNLGVLSFYPNTGTYFWLTFYFDTCILISSLILLFCFYKILEQPIDLVFKAISFLCFLTIGCYFLYNPDELGPIWSIFFYAAIIRLSLKSWNKNKVASFLFLSSSCINLVFWILMLCLYMGLVEQRIEKFIPFAFMLANVVLAIYLGYAFGRRSQDLRLNLERVQKLSKEKESILSQQKNTLEQKVKERTAALNKSLEDLKATQSQLIQSEKMASLGELTAGIAHEIQNPLNFVNNFSEVSNELVDEMNEELDKGDLEEVKAISLDIKQNLEKINHHGKRADNIVKGMLQHSRSSSDTKEPTDINALADEYLRLAYHGLRAKDKSFNAELITDFDANIGKVNIVPQDIGRVILNLITNAFYAVKEKSKSDIEGYKPTVKITSKRTPLLGEAVGGFKGVQISISDNGNGIPKKILDKIFQPFFTTKPTGQGTGLGLSMSYDIVTKGHGGELQVKTKEGKGTTFIINLKIND; encoded by the coding sequence ATGAAACACATATTATATATTTTTGGATTTCTACTTCCGTTGACACTATTAAGTCAAGAAGACAAAGTGTTAGTCATTACAGATACTACTGTGGCTGATAAATGGATGATTCTTGGTGACGATTGGCGTTATCAAAAAGGAGATAATAAATTATGGGCAAATCCAGAATTTGATGATTCTACCTGGAATGAATTCTCTAGTAGTAACTTAAATCTGCTTGATGGAAAAAACGTAATTGCAGATAGAGGTGAGATTGTATGGTTGCGTAAACGTATTATGGCAGACCAGTCGTTAAATGATGCTCTAGTTTTAAATATTTATCAAGAAGGAGCTTCAGAAATTTATTTAGATGGCAAACTAATTCACCAATTGGGCAATGTAAGCTCTAATAAGGATGAAGTTATCTACCATAATCCATTTAGTCAAGTGCTTCATTTACCTTTAGAGATAGGCAAGGAACAAATTTTAGCTGTACGTTTTGTCAATGCCCAATTCAAATACCCTATCTACTACCATCATAACGGACTAATTAGAATTTTTATATCGTCTTTGCGTAATGCCAATTCAACTGATGTGGTAAAAAATAGACGTGTAGCTTTTTTTAAACAATATGTCAATAATTATAATATCTCACTTGGTCTTGCTATTCTAATGTTTATTATTTTCCTATCGTTTTTTATTTTCTTCCCTAAGGAGAGAATTAACGGTTATTTTGCTGCCTCTTTATTATTCTTAATTCTATTTAACCTAGGAGTATTGTCATTCTATCCTAACACTGGTACTTATTTTTGGCTAACGTTTTATTTTGACACTTGCATTCTTATTTCAAGCCTTATCCTTTTATTCTGTTTTTATAAAATTTTAGAACAGCCTATAGACCTTGTTTTTAAAGCTATTAGTTTTTTATGTTTTTTAACTATAGGTTGTTACTTTTTATATAACCCTGACGAGTTGGGGCCAATCTGGTCAATTTTCTTTTATGCTGCTATTATACGTTTAAGTTTAAAATCTTGGAATAAAAATAAAGTTGCCAGCTTTTTATTTTTAAGTTCTAGTTGTATTAACCTTGTCTTTTGGATTTTAATGTTATGTCTTTATATGGGTTTAGTAGAGCAGCGCATAGAGAAATTTATTCCTTTTGCTTTTATGCTCGCCAATGTTGTTTTAGCGATATATCTAGGTTACGCATTTGGAAGGCGCAGTCAAGATCTAAGATTAAATTTAGAACGTGTTCAAAAATTATCTAAAGAAAAAGAATCCATTTTATCCCAACAAAAAAATACTTTAGAGCAAAAAGTAAAGGAGCGTACAGCAGCACTTAACAAATCTTTAGAGGATTTAAAAGCCACCCAATCGCAATTAATACAATCTGAGAAAATGGCTTCACTCGGAGAGTTAACTGCTGGTATTGCCCATGAAATTCAAAATCCATTAAATTTCGTCAATAATTTCTCTGAGGTAAGCAACGAACTTGTTGATGAAATGAACGAGGAATTGGATAAAGGAGATCTTGAAGAAGTGAAGGCTATTTCATTGGATATCAAACAAAACCTAGAAAAAATTAACCATCACGGTAAACGCGCAGACAATATTGTAAAAGGTATGTTACAACACAGTCGCAGTAGCAGTGATACCAAAGAACCAACGGATATTAATGCCCTTGCAGATGAATATTTAAGACTTGCATACCACGGATTACGGGCAAAAGACAAAAGTTTTAATGCCGAACTCATTACCGATTTTGATGCGAATATTGGAAAAGTAAACATTGTACCACAAGATATAGGTAGAGTAATATTGAACTTAATTACCAATGCTTTTTATGCGGTAAAAGAGAAATCAAAATCTGACATCGAAGGCTATAAACCTACCGTGAAAATTACATCAAAGCGAACTCCCCTCCTTGGAGAGGCTGTGGGTGGGTTTAAGGGTGTACAAATATCTATTTCCGATAACGGTAACGGCATTCCAAAGAAGATTTTAGATAAAATATTTCAACCTTTTTTCACCACCAAACCCACAGGGCAAGGTACCGGCCTGGGCTTAAGTATGAGTTATGATATTGTGACAAAAGGACATGGTGGAGAATTACAAGTAAAAACTAAAGAAGGTAAAGGCACAACGTTCATAATTAACTTAAAAATCAATGATTAG
- a CDS encoding DEAD/DEAH box helicase, which yields MTFKELGLAEPILKALEAEGYTHPTPIQEQSIPILLKGKDLLGVAQTGTGKTAAFGIPILHQLYEGISLSQSKRKVKALVVTPTRELAIQIGESFTAYGKYTGLRNTVIFGGVKQGKQVNALKAGVDILIATPGRLLDLMNQGFISFRDLEHVVLDEADQMLDMGFIHDIKKIIAKLPPKRQSLFFSATMPKDIVVLSRKMLGDFERVTIKPEQATAEKVEQGVYFVSKANKPKLLIHLINENPENTLIVFSRTKHGANKIVKKLDQAGIRSAAIHGNKSQTARQKALGSFKDGSLKVLVATDIAARGIDVEDLSLVVNYDLPNVSETYVHRIGRTGRANASGIAISFCDKEERAYLRDIEKLIKQPVPRMPQHQFTDEDGEEEKDDRPARTPRGPGKSGNKNRPGGNNFRGKNNRNTSKPKKRNDSNRSE from the coding sequence ATGACATTTAAAGAACTCGGCCTAGCCGAACCAATCCTAAAGGCCTTAGAAGCCGAAGGTTATACTCACCCTACTCCAATTCAAGAACAATCTATTCCAATATTACTTAAAGGCAAAGATCTTTTAGGTGTTGCACAAACAGGTACTGGTAAGACAGCAGCTTTTGGTATTCCTATACTTCATCAATTGTATGAAGGTATTAGCTTAAGCCAATCTAAACGTAAGGTAAAAGCTTTAGTAGTTACGCCTACACGTGAGCTTGCTATACAAATTGGTGAAAGCTTTACCGCTTACGGTAAATATACGGGCCTACGTAACACTGTTATTTTTGGCGGTGTAAAACAAGGTAAACAAGTAAATGCACTTAAAGCCGGCGTTGATATTTTAATTGCTACTCCCGGGCGTTTATTAGATTTAATGAACCAAGGTTTTATTTCTTTTAGAGATTTAGAACATGTTGTTTTAGATGAAGCCGACCAAATGCTTGATATGGGTTTCATTCACGATATTAAAAAAATCATAGCAAAATTACCTCCTAAAAGACAATCGCTATTCTTTTCGGCTACTATGCCAAAAGATATTGTTGTGCTATCTAGAAAAATGTTAGGTGATTTTGAACGTGTTACTATTAAACCTGAACAAGCTACTGCAGAGAAGGTTGAGCAAGGTGTTTATTTTGTGAGTAAAGCAAATAAACCTAAACTTCTTATTCACCTTATTAATGAAAATCCTGAAAATACACTAATCGTATTCTCAAGAACCAAGCATGGCGCTAACAAGATTGTAAAAAAATTAGACCAGGCCGGTATCCGTTCTGCTGCAATACATGGTAACAAATCACAAACGGCAAGGCAAAAAGCTTTGGGTAGTTTTAAAGATGGCTCATTGAAAGTATTGGTTGCTACCGATATTGCTGCAAGAGGTATTGATGTTGAAGATTTATCGTTAGTGGTAAATTACGATTTACCTAATGTCTCTGAAACCTATGTTCACCGTATTGGTAGAACAGGACGCGCAAACGCAAGCGGAATCGCAATTTCTTTCTGTGATAAAGAAGAAAGAGCATACTTGCGCGATATAGAAAAGCTCATAAAGCAACCTGTACCACGTATGCCACAACATCAGTTTACAGATGAAGATGGTGAAGAAGAGAAAGACGACAGGCCTGCAAGAACTCCTAGAGGTCCAGGAAAATCAGGAAATAAAAATAGACCTGGTGGTAACAACTTTCGAGGAAAGAACAATAGAAATACCAGTAAACCTAAAAAAAGAAATGACTCTAACAGAAGCGAATAG
- a CDS encoding Type 1 glutamine amidotransferase-like domain-containing protein, with translation MKKQMVIYGSGRHTVPFLNYIAKATGKEKPNMCFIPTASGEDEQYIASFYDVCSQIDVTPHVLSVWINSYDQKESFEEIISRMDAIIVGGGNTLNMLAIWKAQGIDIALKNAYDNGVVMGGGSAGSLCWFNGGTTDSRPKELSIVGGMAFIDKSHCPHYNSETSRRPLFFENIKTGKLSNGYACDDRSAIHFIDDEVHTSVSLNEENHSYYVYLKDGEIVEELIQSTIIS, from the coding sequence ATGAAAAAGCAAATGGTTATTTATGGTAGCGGTCGTCATACCGTACCATTCTTAAATTATATCGCTAAAGCTACAGGTAAAGAAAAACCAAATATGTGTTTTATACCCACCGCCAGCGGTGAAGATGAACAGTATATTGCGTCTTTCTATGATGTGTGCTCTCAAATAGATGTTACTCCGCATGTATTATCTGTCTGGATCAACTCTTATGACCAAAAAGAATCGTTCGAGGAGATTATCTCTCGTATGGATGCTATTATAGTTGGCGGCGGAAACACCTTAAACATGCTTGCCATTTGGAAAGCGCAAGGCATTGATATTGCTCTTAAAAACGCTTATGATAACGGCGTAGTTATGGGTGGCGGTAGCGCAGGTTCTTTATGTTGGTTTAATGGCGGAACTACAGATTCTAGACCTAAGGAATTAAGTATTGTTGGCGGTATGGCTTTTATTGACAAAAGTCACTGTCCGCATTACAATTCTGAAACTTCACGTAGACCTCTTTTTTTTGAAAATATTAAAACAGGCAAACTTTCTAATGGTTACGCTTGTGATGACCGTTCTGCTATTCATTTTATTGATGATGAAGTACATACTTCTGTTTCTTTGAATGAAGAAAACCACTCTTATTACGTGTATTTAAAAGATGGTGAAATTGTTGAGGAATTGATACAGAGTACTATTATTTCGTAG
- a CDS encoding Pycsar system effector family protein, with amino-acid sequence MTKPLPPENKKNTKIKEKENSLSAFEKGLLDELKSKGHAEELVDHYWGTINYVSSLIKASELKAGLILSFYGIILNFIYQSAAPVMHSVSNAILFYVFIGLWFVATTVSVFYSVRCFIPKLEGNYSDNVFYFGDVITKFGSIKEFSKKFYKVSMNEEEVFEQLGEQIYINSKIAAWKFRNVQRSIRFLAISLILLLITAVYYGALRIV; translated from the coding sequence ATGACCAAACCGTTACCACCTGAAAATAAAAAAAACACTAAAATTAAGGAAAAAGAAAATTCGTTATCTGCTTTTGAAAAAGGACTCTTAGATGAACTTAAATCTAAGGGGCATGCAGAAGAATTGGTGGATCACTATTGGGGTACCATCAATTACGTATCAAGCTTAATAAAGGCTTCTGAATTAAAAGCGGGTCTAATTCTATCCTTTTACGGTATTATATTGAATTTCATTTATCAAAGTGCAGCTCCTGTAATGCACTCGGTTTCTAATGCTATTTTATTTTATGTCTTTATCGGACTTTGGTTTGTTGCCACTACTGTTTCCGTTTTTTATAGCGTACGCTGCTTTATTCCAAAATTAGAAGGAAACTATAGTGACAATGTATTTTATTTTGGAGATGTCATAACCAAATTTGGGAGCATCAAAGAATTCTCAAAAAAATTCTATAAGGTAAGTATGAACGAAGAAGAGGTTTTTGAGCAATTAGGAGAACAAATCTATATCAACTCAAAAATAGCCGCTTGGAAATTTAGAAACGTACAACGTTCCATTCGTTTTTTAGCCATTAGTCTAATTCTGTTACTAATAACCGCTGTTTATTATGGGGCACTAAGAATCGTTTAA
- a CDS encoding response regulator produces the protein MKILVVDDEQDVKVLFQQRFRKEIRKEELEFVFAFSGEDALKIMKTMEHEAVLILSDINMPGMSGLELLDNIKKNYVKPPPMVMMITAYGDDENRTMAKNLGADDFLTKPLDFSLLKDKLITLT, from the coding sequence ATGAAAATATTAGTTGTAGATGACGAACAAGATGTAAAAGTGCTTTTTCAACAACGATTTAGAAAAGAGATTCGCAAAGAAGAATTAGAATTTGTGTTTGCTTTCTCTGGAGAAGATGCACTCAAAATCATGAAAACTATGGAGCATGAAGCGGTGTTGATTTTATCTGATATTAATATGCCAGGCATGAGCGGACTGGAACTATTAGATAACATCAAAAAAAATTATGTAAAACCGCCACCAATGGTTATGATGATTACCGCCTATGGAGATGATGAGAATAGAACAATGGCAAAAAATCTAGGTGCCGATGATTTTCTAACTAAGCCTTTAGATTTTTCATTATTAAAAGATAAGCTGATAACCTTAACCTAA
- a CDS encoding HAMP domain-containing histidine kinase, whose amino-acid sequence MKLAVKRDKKIVEIYTNWSHGYLNVYVKTNTPFFNYDSCFNGTSVNEAFLICSSTSNFFTTIFEPNSTSESIILRTNFDLRMSYGIVTKGHGGELHLNSAENEGSVFTVTLPTNNL is encoded by the coding sequence ATGAAACTAGCTGTAAAAAGGGACAAAAAAATCGTTGAAATTTATACCAATTGGTCACATGGTTATTTAAATGTCTACGTAAAAACCAATACTCCTTTTTTTAATTATGACTCTTGTTTTAACGGTACTTCCGTGAATGAGGCGTTTTTAATTTGTTCTTCTACCTCTAATTTCTTTACCACCATTTTTGAACCAAATTCAACCTCAGAATCTATAATTCTAAGAACCAATTTTGACTTGAGAATGAGCTATGGCATTGTAACCAAAGGACATGGTGGAGAATTACATCTAAATAGCGCTGAAAATGAAGGAAGTGTGTTTACAGTAACATTACCAACTAACAACTTATGA
- a CDS encoding adenylate/guanylate cyclase domain-containing response regulator — MAKIMVVDDETDLEILIKQKFRKQIRQNEYEFVFAINGRDALEKLGENPGIDIVLSDINMPEMDGLTLLSELHESSPLIKAVIVSAYGDMENIRVAMNRGAFDFITKPINFEDLTLTMEKTLKHAREIRKTLQAIKENNILRMYVDENVLNFMSGQEYESKIMDNESIEGTVMFVDVCGFTKISETTSPDVVVTMLNTYFDAMVKEIMEQDGIIDKFIGDAVMAVFRGEYHLDRAIDAALAIRNQVNSLPKEEGKETYQPKVSIGIKSGEMISGNIGSATLKRLDYTVIGDTVNTAARLQDAAKENQIIICEGCYEQVKEAFKCENLGSINMKNKAQPITVYNVLE, encoded by the coding sequence ATGGCAAAGATAATGGTAGTAGATGATGAGACAGACTTAGAGATACTCATCAAACAGAAATTTAGAAAACAGATACGGCAGAACGAATACGAGTTTGTATTTGCTATAAACGGTAGAGATGCGCTAGAAAAACTTGGGGAAAATCCCGGTATAGATATTGTTTTGAGCGATATTAACATGCCAGAGATGGACGGTCTTACCCTACTCTCTGAGTTACATGAATCTAGTCCACTAATTAAAGCGGTCATTGTTTCTGCCTATGGGGATATGGAAAATATTCGTGTGGCCATGAACCGTGGTGCTTTTGACTTTATCACCAAACCTATCAATTTTGAGGACCTTACTTTGACCATGGAGAAAACTTTAAAGCATGCCAGAGAAATTCGAAAGACCCTACAGGCTATTAAAGAGAACAATATTCTTAGAATGTATGTAGATGAGAACGTTCTAAATTTTATGAGCGGACAAGAATATGAATCTAAAATTATGGACAATGAAAGTATTGAGGGTACGGTCATGTTCGTAGACGTTTGTGGATTTACTAAGATTAGTGAAACTACGAGCCCAGATGTAGTCGTTACCATGCTCAACACCTATTTCGATGCCATGGTAAAAGAGATTATGGAGCAAGACGGAATCATAGATAAATTTATTGGTGATGCTGTTATGGCCGTTTTTAGAGGAGAATACCATTTAGACCGTGCCATTGACGCCGCATTAGCCATTAGAAATCAAGTGAACAGCTTACCCAAGGAGGAAGGCAAAGAAACATACCAGCCAAAAGTTTCAATAGGCATTAAAAGTGGTGAAATGATATCTGGAAACATAGGTTCCGCTACTTTAAAACGACTTGATTATACCGTAATTGGCGATACCGTAAATACTGCTGCCAGATTACAAGATGCCGCTAAAGAAAATCAAATAATTATCTGCGAGGGTTGCTACGAACAAGTAAAAGAAGCTTTTAAATGTGAGAACCTAGGTAGTATTAACATGAAGAACAAAGCACAACCAATTACTGTCTATAATGTACTTGAATAA